In Priestia megaterium NBRC 15308 = ATCC 14581, the following proteins share a genomic window:
- a CDS encoding DUF421 domain-containing protein, whose product MTSQPMEDILMSLLRTFVSFIILSITTFLIGKQINTHNNHFTFAMSIIIGSFIANMGFDLKLKFLPMFASFAFLVAIHFLLASTALKSRRLRKWITGRPTVIMEKGKLLEANMKKVKYSIDDLNQHLRELGTFNIAEVEFAVLEVSGKLSVLKKTAYQNIAKQDVLSKPFKEMSLPVELIMDGEIIHKNLTSQYTEQWINLELSNRQLQLNQVLYAVVSTNGMLYVDQYKDQLSAPTDRE is encoded by the coding sequence GTGACATCACAACCTATGGAAGACATTCTCATGTCCCTTCTTAGAACCTTTGTTTCTTTCATTATCTTAAGCATTACTACTTTCCTGATTGGAAAACAAATTAACACGCATAATAATCATTTTACATTTGCGATGTCCATCATTATTGGGTCGTTCATCGCAAATATGGGATTTGATTTGAAATTAAAATTTCTGCCGATGTTCGCTTCTTTTGCTTTTCTTGTAGCCATTCATTTTCTTTTAGCATCAACAGCTCTAAAAAGCAGGCGCTTGCGAAAATGGATTACAGGACGCCCGACGGTTATTATGGAAAAAGGAAAGCTTCTTGAAGCAAATATGAAAAAAGTCAAATATTCTATTGACGACTTGAATCAGCATTTACGAGAACTAGGAACGTTCAACATTGCTGAAGTAGAGTTTGCTGTTTTAGAAGTAAGCGGAAAACTGTCAGTATTAAAGAAAACTGCTTATCAAAACATTGCCAAACAGGACGTTTTGTCTAAGCCGTTTAAAGAAATGAGTTTACCGGTAGAACTCATCATGGACGGAGAAATTATTCATAAAAACTTAACATCTCAATATACCGAACAGTGGATCAACCTTGAGCTTTCAAATCGTCAGCTTCAGTTGAACCAAGTGCTGTATGCAGTTGTGTCAACAAACGGCATGCTCTATGTAGATCAGTATAAAGATCAGCTGTCCGCTCCTACAGACAGAGAATAA
- a CDS encoding NAD(P)-dependent oxidoreductase: MNIFLIGASGRTGQEVIKQAVTNGHYVKAFVRNPSKLKLTHANVHIIQGDVLDYYEVCQAMRGCDAVISCLGTENLGHSTLLVETTNLLIQCMNENGIQRIAYTASAGIDGEIPGMTGWLAQRILKNVLRDHHEAVKLLKVSGLDWTVARPMGLTSGPLTTYYRIGEASIPENGRNISRSDVAHFLLQAVENNRHIKKSLSLSY; the protein is encoded by the coding sequence ATGAACATTTTTTTAATTGGCGCAAGCGGCAGGACGGGACAGGAAGTGATCAAGCAAGCAGTGACAAACGGACATTATGTAAAAGCTTTTGTGCGAAATCCATCTAAGCTTAAGCTAACGCATGCGAACGTACACATCATACAAGGCGACGTGCTTGATTATTATGAAGTGTGCCAGGCTATGCGAGGGTGTGATGCAGTAATTTCTTGTCTTGGAACCGAAAATCTAGGGCATTCTACCCTTTTAGTAGAAACGACAAATCTGCTCATTCAATGTATGAACGAAAATGGAATTCAGCGTATCGCCTACACGGCTTCAGCCGGAATCGACGGAGAAATTCCAGGCATGACGGGCTGGCTTGCTCAGCGTATTTTAAAAAATGTGCTTCGCGACCATCATGAAGCTGTGAAGCTCTTGAAGGTAAGCGGACTCGACTGGACAGTTGCTCGGCCAATGGGTCTAACGAGTGGTCCATTAACCACGTATTACCGTATAGGAGAAGCTAGCATACCAGAAAACGGACGCAACATCAGCCGTTCTGACGTCGCTCATTTTCTTCTTCAAGCCGTAGAAAACAACAGGCATATAAAAAAATCACTAAGTCTTTCGTATTAA
- a CDS encoding PrsW family intramembrane metalloprotease gives MKCPHCAYSNPEGVKFCLNCGHEIVDHDENYSIFYLFAHRVDKIPRNERSVEPKFRNIFSRVFRQHSEMEAERLFIVGTGLTTPKIEEVVNTWPKPWLFARVFLIALVAYLGLYLGVSLFENINFIPGLIVVGAFAVPFTTLIFFWEMNAPQNIAIYKIVYVVFIGGILSLLLALVFYDILGNNTNVIMIGICEELAKVIAVIYFVRNLKYRYILNGLLLGAAIGAGFAAFETAGYALRALLSGSFHMLYSTILWRSIFAPGGHVAWAALTGAAVCIVQGNKKFQWSMLIKPKFLGVFLLVVFMHALWDSPILGILPAGHTILTVILWILVFSMIRIGLKEIADKKLELTYCKEKPTPS, from the coding sequence ATGAAATGCCCCCATTGCGCTTATTCTAATCCGGAAGGGGTAAAATTCTGCTTAAATTGCGGCCATGAAATCGTGGACCACGACGAAAACTACAGCATATTCTACTTGTTTGCCCATCGTGTTGATAAAATCCCAAGAAATGAACGTTCGGTTGAACCTAAATTTCGAAATATATTCTCTCGAGTCTTCCGACAACACAGTGAAATGGAAGCTGAACGGCTTTTTATTGTAGGAACAGGGCTTACGACTCCTAAAATAGAAGAAGTTGTAAATACATGGCCAAAGCCTTGGCTTTTTGCAAGAGTCTTTCTTATTGCGCTTGTCGCATACTTAGGGCTATATCTAGGCGTAAGCTTGTTCGAAAACATCAACTTCATACCCGGCCTTATTGTAGTCGGTGCTTTTGCAGTGCCATTTACTACGCTTATTTTCTTTTGGGAAATGAACGCTCCGCAGAATATTGCTATTTACAAAATTGTGTATGTCGTTTTTATTGGCGGAATCCTCTCACTTTTATTAGCACTTGTGTTTTATGATATTCTTGGAAATAACACAAACGTGATCATGATTGGAATATGCGAGGAACTGGCTAAAGTTATCGCGGTTATTTATTTTGTGCGCAATCTTAAATATAGATATATCCTTAACGGACTCCTCTTGGGAGCTGCAATAGGAGCTGGTTTTGCTGCTTTTGAAACCGCTGGCTATGCGTTACGGGCACTTCTTTCCGGGAGCTTTCACATGCTTTATTCTACAATACTTTGGCGCAGCATTTTTGCTCCCGGAGGACATGTAGCTTGGGCTGCCTTGACTGGAGCTGCCGTCTGCATCGTCCAAGGAAATAAGAAATTTCAGTGGAGCATGTTGATAAAACCAAAATTTCTCGGTGTATTTTTGCTTGTCGTTTTTATGCACGCTCTTTGGGACTCACCTATACTAGGTATTTTGCCCGCTGGACATACAATTTTAACGGTTATATTATGGATTTTAGTATTCAGTATGATTCGTATTGGGCTAAAAGAAATCGCAGATAAAAAGTTGGAGTTGACCTACTGCAAAGAAAAACCTACCCCCTCCTAG
- a CDS encoding manganese catalase family protein, whose protein sequence is MYYYKEGLINGIKPDKPDPAAAKVLQEALGGQFGEMRTMMQYFFQSSNFRGKETQYRDLMRGVFLEEIAHVELVQNTINALLDESGGAGVGSQGSDQAPLDEAVKHANPHHYIMGAQSSLPVDAGGNPWNGSWVYNHGNLVADLLNNVVLESTGVLQKTRIYEMSSNQTLRETLGFLIVRDNAHQNAFAKALETLGVDWGKLFPVPNYDINKYPECRKFVEMGYHNTQFDFRLDPHRMGEIFQGQTPSRNGGDLSVTPPPEAFPVPHLSEMPNEHAPGLGDMNA, encoded by the coding sequence ATGTATTATTACAAAGAAGGATTAATTAATGGAATTAAACCGGATAAGCCCGATCCTGCGGCCGCGAAGGTACTGCAAGAAGCTTTAGGCGGGCAGTTTGGTGAAATGCGGACGATGATGCAATATTTCTTTCAAAGCTCTAACTTCAGAGGGAAAGAGACGCAGTATCGCGATTTAATGAGAGGTGTTTTTTTAGAAGAAATTGCTCATGTAGAACTCGTTCAAAATACCATTAATGCATTGTTAGATGAATCTGGCGGAGCCGGGGTAGGAAGTCAAGGTTCAGATCAGGCTCCTCTTGATGAAGCCGTAAAACATGCTAATCCTCATCACTATATCATGGGTGCTCAAAGCTCACTGCCAGTGGATGCGGGCGGAAATCCATGGAACGGCTCATGGGTTTATAATCACGGAAATCTAGTGGCTGATTTGCTCAATAACGTCGTATTAGAATCAACCGGCGTTTTACAAAAAACAAGAATATACGAAATGAGTTCTAACCAAACGTTAAGAGAAACGCTAGGTTTCTTAATTGTTCGAGATAATGCTCATCAAAATGCGTTTGCAAAAGCTCTTGAAACATTAGGCGTGGACTGGGGAAAACTATTCCCTGTACCAAATTATGATATTAACAAATACCCTGAATGCAGAAAATTTGTCGAGATGGGGTATCATAACACGCAATTTGATTTTAGGTTAGATCCGCATCGAATGGGAGAAATATTCCAAGGACAGACGCCAAGTAGAAATGGCGGAGACTTGAGCGTAACACCTCCACCGGAAGCTTTTCCAGTCCCTCATTTATCTGAAATGCCAAATGAGCATGCTCCAGGTTTAGGAGATATGAACGCATAA
- a CDS encoding manganese catalase family protein, with protein MFRHQKELQFEVKVDRPDPMLARQIQEVLGGQFGEMTVMMQYLFQGFNCRGEEKYKDMLMDIGTEEIGHVEMLCSLISQLLDGASPEDQAEAAKDPATAAIMGGINPQHLLVSGLGGLPTNSNGVPWNGSYIVASGNLLADMRSNLHAESQGRLQVARLYHMTKDEGVRATFRKMLARDRYHQYQWMEAINELEEKNGVVVPASFPPEAEKESQPEAYEFWNLSEGAESEEGPWATGSAPDGSGEYVYIKDPVAKGQVPNPEIPDTSLHHDLTRKKVSSK; from the coding sequence ATGTTTCGTCATCAAAAAGAACTGCAGTTTGAAGTTAAAGTAGATCGCCCGGATCCGATGCTTGCTCGCCAGATTCAAGAAGTACTAGGTGGACAATTCGGTGAAATGACGGTAATGATGCAATACCTCTTTCAAGGATTTAACTGTCGAGGAGAAGAAAAATATAAAGATATGCTGATGGATATAGGTACAGAGGAAATTGGACACGTAGAAATGCTTTGTTCACTTATTAGTCAATTACTTGATGGAGCCTCTCCAGAAGATCAAGCAGAAGCTGCGAAAGATCCTGCAACAGCAGCTATCATGGGAGGGATTAATCCTCAGCATTTATTAGTGAGCGGGCTGGGTGGTTTGCCTACTAATTCAAATGGAGTTCCATGGAACGGTTCATATATCGTAGCAAGCGGCAATTTATTAGCAGATATGCGTTCGAACTTGCATGCAGAAAGTCAAGGCAGACTTCAAGTAGCTAGGTTATATCATATGACAAAAGATGAAGGTGTACGCGCGACATTCCGAAAAATGCTAGCGCGTGATCGCTATCACCAGTATCAGTGGATGGAAGCTATAAACGAACTAGAAGAAAAAAATGGAGTGGTTGTTCCTGCATCTTTCCCTCCTGAGGCTGAAAAAGAATCACAGCCAGAAGCGTATGAGTTTTGGAACCTCTCAGAAGGCGCTGAATCAGAAGAGGGACCGTGGGCTACTGGAAGTGCCCCAGACGGAAGCGGTGAATATGTATATATCAAAGACCCTGTAGCAAAAGGACAGGTTCCCAATCCGGAAATTCCTGATACTTCGTTGCATCATGATTTAACTCGTAAAAAAGTTTCCTCTAAATAA
- a CDS encoding siderophore ABC transporter substrate-binding protein gives MFVAVLTAIVVAACGNQGAKETTGGESKQKETVTVTDQFNKDGIKIKKNPKKVVVFSMGALDTLDKLGVEVAGLPKQAIPEYLSKYQDDKYANVGGLKEPDFEKIAELKPDLIIIQGRQADSFDEFSKIAPTIYIDTDTQHYMKSFKENTKVLGQIFDKEDQAKKELAAIDKQIADLKKQADKLDKKALVMMANDSKMTAFGPGSKYGLIHDVFGIKATDDSLDPSAKHGQSISYEYLVKQNPDYLFVVDRGAAIGEKSSAKQIVENEYVKEINAVKNNHVVYLDPGLWYLSGGGLESMAGMIKEIKAGIEK, from the coding sequence ATGTTTGTAGCAGTCTTAACTGCGATTGTTGTAGCTGCTTGCGGTAATCAAGGAGCAAAAGAAACAACAGGTGGAGAAAGTAAGCAAAAAGAGACGGTAACAGTAACCGATCAGTTCAATAAAGACGGAATTAAAATTAAGAAAAACCCTAAAAAAGTTGTAGTATTCAGCATGGGTGCACTTGATACACTAGATAAACTAGGGGTTGAAGTAGCGGGCTTGCCAAAACAAGCGATTCCTGAGTATTTATCAAAGTATCAAGATGATAAGTATGCGAATGTAGGTGGCTTAAAAGAACCTGATTTCGAAAAAATTGCAGAGTTAAAGCCAGACTTAATTATTATTCAAGGCCGCCAAGCAGATTCATTCGATGAATTTTCAAAAATTGCGCCGACGATCTATATCGATACGGACACCCAGCACTATATGAAGTCATTTAAAGAAAATACAAAAGTACTAGGACAAATTTTTGATAAAGAAGATCAAGCAAAAAAAGAGCTAGCAGCAATTGATAAGCAAATTGCAGATTTGAAAAAACAAGCGGACAAACTAGATAAAAAAGCGCTTGTAATGATGGCAAATGACAGCAAAATGACAGCGTTTGGTCCAGGTTCTAAATACGGATTAATCCACGACGTATTCGGTATTAAAGCTACAGACGACAGCCTAGATCCATCGGCTAAGCATGGCCAAAGCATTTCATACGAATATTTAGTTAAGCAAAATCCAGACTACTTATTCGTCGTTGACCGCGGTGCAGCGATTGGTGAAAAATCATCTGCTAAACAAATTGTTGAAAATGAGTATGTAAAAGAAATCAACGCGGTGAAAAACAATCACGTTGTGTATCTTGATCCAGGCCTTTGGTATTTATCTGGAGGAGGCCTTGAGTCAATGGCTGGCATGATTAAAGAAATCAAAGCAGGGATAGAGAAGTAA
- a CDS encoding ABC transporter ATP-binding protein gives MVEVTNVSKTYGEKTVLEKTSVVIPKGKITSFIGPNGAGKSTLLSIMSRLIKADSGSISIEGKNIENIDSSDLAKKMSILKQSNQLNIRLSVRELVNFGRFPYSKGRLTKSDEQAVDQALSYMKLESIQDKYLDELSGGQCQRAFIAMVIAQDTEYIFLDEPLNNLDMKHSVEIMKLLKRLVEDLGKTIVIVIHDINFASVYSDYIVALKNGEVIREGPTETIIQTSVLKDIYDMDIPIETVGGQRICVYFS, from the coding sequence ATGGTAGAAGTAACAAATGTCAGTAAAACATACGGAGAAAAAACCGTTTTAGAAAAAACATCCGTCGTGATTCCAAAAGGGAAAATCACGTCATTTATCGGTCCAAACGGAGCGGGAAAAAGTACGCTGCTTTCAATTATGAGCCGTCTCATTAAAGCTGACTCAGGGTCAATATCTATAGAAGGAAAAAATATAGAGAATATTGACAGCTCAGATTTAGCCAAAAAAATGAGTATTTTAAAACAGTCTAATCAGCTGAATATCAGGCTTAGCGTACGTGAACTCGTCAATTTTGGGCGGTTTCCTTATTCAAAAGGCCGGTTAACCAAAAGCGATGAACAAGCGGTTGATCAGGCACTAAGTTATATGAAGCTTGAAAGTATTCAAGATAAATACTTGGATGAACTGAGCGGGGGACAGTGTCAGCGAGCTTTTATTGCCATGGTCATCGCACAGGACACGGAGTATATTTTCTTAGATGAACCGCTCAATAACTTAGATATGAAGCATTCTGTTGAAATTATGAAGCTGTTGAAACGTCTCGTAGAAGACTTAGGCAAAACGATTGTAATTGTCATTCACGATATTAATTTTGCGTCTGTTTATTCGGATTATATTGTGGCACTTAAAAACGGTGAAGTGATCCGTGAAGGCCCAACAGAAACCATCATTCAAACGTCTGTATTAAAGGATATATACGATATGGATATTCCAATCGAAACGGTTGGCGGACAGCGTATTTGCGTGTATTTTTCATAA
- a CDS encoding iron chelate uptake ABC transporter family permease subunit — MHNKHKIIILAALAILSVALFISYDLGYWQYTLPRRIEKVAAIVLTGGAIAFSSVIFQTITNNRILTPSILGLDSLYLFLQTFIVYIFGSTNIVIMNKNLNFLLCVSLMIIFSVLLYILMFKKAGKNIFFILLVGIVFGTLFKSMSSFMEMLIDPNEFQVVQDKSFASFNNVNTDLLYIAAVIFILLGIYVWRFTSIFDVLSLGREHAVNLGIDYDGLVKKMLIVIAIFVSVATALVGPITFLGLLVVNLARELFKTYKHTYLMMGSLLLSVIALVGGEFIVEKVFTFSTTLSVIIDFAGGIYFIYLLLKENKSW; from the coding sequence ATGCATAACAAACATAAAATCATCATTCTCGCCGCGCTGGCCATTTTATCAGTGGCGCTGTTTATCAGCTACGATTTAGGCTACTGGCAGTACACGCTACCGCGAAGAATTGAAAAAGTCGCTGCGATTGTTTTAACCGGAGGAGCCATTGCGTTTTCATCCGTTATCTTTCAAACAATTACTAATAATCGAATTCTAACTCCTAGTATTCTAGGACTGGATTCACTGTATTTATTTCTGCAAACGTTTATTGTGTACATCTTTGGCTCGACGAATATTGTCATCATGAACAAAAATCTTAACTTTCTTCTTTGCGTTTCGCTGATGATTATCTTTTCGGTCTTGCTTTACATACTGATGTTCAAAAAAGCCGGTAAGAATATTTTCTTTATTTTACTGGTTGGAATTGTGTTCGGCACGTTATTTAAAAGCATGTCTTCATTTATGGAAATGCTGATTGACCCGAATGAATTTCAAGTTGTACAAGATAAATCATTTGCAAGCTTTAACAATGTTAATACCGATTTGCTATACATAGCAGCCGTCATATTTATCCTGCTTGGCATTTACGTGTGGCGCTTTACATCCATTTTTGATGTACTGTCGCTCGGAAGAGAACATGCGGTAAATTTAGGTATTGATTATGACGGGCTCGTCAAAAAAATGCTGATTGTGATCGCCATTTTTGTCTCAGTGGCTACAGCATTAGTTGGGCCGATCACCTTTCTTGGACTGCTTGTTGTGAACCTTGCGAGAGAGCTGTTCAAAACGTACAAGCACACCTATTTAATGATGGGATCACTGCTGCTTAGTGTTATAGCCCTCGTCGGAGGAGAATTTATCGTTGAAAAAGTGTTCACCTTCAGCACCACGCTGAGCGTCATCATTGACTTTGCCGGCGGAATTTACTTTATTTATTTGCTGCTAAAGGAGAATAAATCATGGTAG
- a CDS encoding ABC transporter permease, translating to MKFYQLILVFAVLSILSLFVGVQDLSAMDLFHLTKEESQTLFFSRFPRLLSIIMAGMSLSICGLIMQQITRNKFVSPTTAGTMDWARLGVLISLLVFASASPLLKMSIAFIFSLAGNLLFMRILDRIKFNDTIYIPLVGLMLGSIVSSLATFIAYKYDLIQNLSSWLQGDFSLVVKGRYELLYLSIPLLIIAYLYADKFTVAGMGESFSINLGVKYKQIVNIGLVIVSLITSITILTVGMLPFLGLIIPNIVSIYRGDHLRKSLPHTALLGAVFVLACDILGRVIIFPYEISIGLMVGVIGSAIFLFMLIRRGRYA from the coding sequence TTGAAGTTTTATCAGTTAATTCTTGTGTTTGCTGTACTATCGATTTTGTCTCTTTTTGTAGGAGTACAAGATCTGTCAGCGATGGATCTGTTTCATTTAACAAAAGAAGAAAGCCAAACGCTGTTTTTTAGTCGTTTTCCTAGGCTTTTGAGCATTATTATGGCGGGAATGAGCCTTAGTATTTGCGGATTAATTATGCAGCAAATTACGCGAAATAAGTTTGTATCTCCAACAACGGCAGGAACGATGGACTGGGCAAGACTTGGTGTGTTGATTTCTCTACTAGTATTTGCTTCAGCAAGTCCTCTATTAAAAATGAGCATTGCTTTCATTTTCTCACTGGCGGGCAATCTATTGTTTATGAGAATACTAGACAGAATTAAATTTAACGATACGATTTATATTCCGCTAGTCGGTTTAATGCTCGGCAGTATCGTAAGTTCCTTAGCTACCTTCATCGCCTACAAATACGATTTGATTCAAAACCTTTCTTCATGGCTGCAAGGCGACTTTTCGCTAGTAGTCAAAGGGAGATATGAACTTTTATACCTGAGTATACCTCTCTTAATAATTGCTTATCTTTACGCAGATAAGTTCACGGTTGCTGGTATGGGAGAAAGCTTTTCAATCAATTTAGGCGTGAAATACAAACAAATTGTAAACATTGGATTAGTCATTGTGTCGCTTATTACGTCGATTACGATTTTGACCGTTGGCATGCTGCCTTTTTTAGGATTAATCATTCCAAATATCGTATCGATTTACCGTGGAGATCATTTGCGAAAAAGCCTGCCTCATACAGCGCTGCTTGGAGCTGTGTTCGTACTGGCGTGCGATATTTTAGGCAGAGTCATTATTTTCCCTTATGAAATCTCTATTGGGCTAATGGTCGGTGTAATAGGAAGTGCGATCTTTCTTTTTATGCTGATAAGGAGAGGTCGTTATGCATAA
- a CDS encoding cell wall hydrolase, whose amino-acid sequence MSKKRVKKWAVASAASVAFLASQGTASAAASHKVVKGDTLWGLGQQSGVTVDELKGANNRQNDMIYVGETLTIPDQGQAQPAASPATSVHTVAQGETLYHIATQNGMTVDQLKAVNGLQSDIITIGQTLKLQGEAPAPAQTAPSTSVSAQDQDLLARLVEAEAKGEPYQGKVAVAIVVLNRVASPEFPNNIHDVIYQQLGNGVYQFSPVANGAINQPASEESKRAVSEAISNPHENDALFFYNPKIAESQWVATQQVTAVIGNHVFAK is encoded by the coding sequence GTGAGTAAAAAACGTGTAAAAAAATGGGCAGTTGCTTCTGCAGCGTCTGTAGCATTTCTAGCAAGTCAAGGAACAGCATCAGCAGCAGCTTCGCACAAAGTCGTAAAAGGAGATACCTTGTGGGGGCTTGGCCAACAAAGTGGGGTTACGGTAGATGAGCTGAAAGGTGCTAATAACCGCCAAAACGACATGATTTACGTTGGAGAAACATTAACGATTCCTGACCAGGGACAAGCACAACCTGCCGCTAGTCCGGCAACATCTGTACATACAGTAGCACAAGGCGAAACGTTATATCATATTGCAACACAAAACGGCATGACTGTGGATCAGTTAAAAGCTGTTAACGGTTTACAAAGTGATATCATTACCATCGGACAAACGTTAAAACTTCAAGGAGAAGCACCGGCGCCGGCACAAACTGCTCCGTCTACATCGGTTTCTGCACAAGATCAAGATTTACTAGCAAGATTAGTAGAGGCAGAAGCAAAAGGTGAGCCGTACCAAGGAAAAGTAGCGGTAGCAATTGTGGTATTAAACCGTGTAGCTTCACCGGAATTCCCAAATAACATTCACGACGTTATTTATCAGCAGCTAGGAAACGGCGTATATCAATTTTCACCAGTAGCAAACGGCGCAATTAATCAGCCTGCATCAGAAGAATCAAAACGAGCGGTAAGCGAAGCAATATCAAACCCGCATGAAAACGATGCGCTGTTTTTCTATAATCCCAAAATCGCTGAAAGCCAATGGGTTGCAACGCAGCAAGTAACGGCAGTTATCGGAAACCATGTATTTGCAAAATAA
- a CDS encoding zinc-binding dehydrogenase encodes MKAVMKVEPGYDKMLLKTIPELEVQKNQVKIKVAYTGICGTDIHTFTGQYKNSQTPVVLGHEFSGIVVEVGEDVTKIKVGDKVTSETTFVTCGECDYCLEKDYNLCAHRKGIGTQINGSFAEYVISREESVHVLPDAVDLKAAALTEPLACCVHAALEKTVVKKEDKVLIFGPGPIGLLQAQVVKAQGAFVILAGITKDQKRLELAKSLGIDVTVDIQKESLEEIVLTYTKGYGVDKLFECSGAVQALNQGLPLVKKKGTFVQVGIFSEKLNLLDQESIIQREITYIGTRSQKPSSWHIALKLLEEKKINTDKMITKIVPLDYWRQGFEAVLSGNEIKVLIQS; translated from the coding sequence ATGAAGGCAGTCATGAAGGTAGAGCCAGGCTACGATAAGATGCTGTTAAAAACAATCCCTGAATTAGAAGTTCAGAAAAACCAAGTGAAGATTAAAGTAGCGTATACCGGAATATGCGGTACGGATATTCACACGTTTACAGGTCAATATAAAAATTCCCAGACGCCGGTTGTGCTTGGGCATGAGTTTTCCGGTATAGTCGTTGAAGTAGGGGAAGATGTAACAAAAATAAAAGTTGGCGATAAAGTAACGAGTGAAACAACATTTGTGACGTGCGGAGAGTGTGATTATTGCTTAGAAAAAGACTATAATCTGTGCGCTCATCGAAAAGGAATAGGTACACAAATAAACGGCAGCTTTGCTGAATATGTTATTTCACGTGAGGAAAGTGTCCATGTGCTGCCAGATGCAGTCGACCTAAAAGCAGCTGCTTTAACTGAGCCTCTAGCTTGCTGCGTTCATGCAGCTTTAGAAAAAACAGTTGTTAAAAAAGAAGATAAAGTATTAATTTTTGGTCCAGGTCCCATTGGTTTACTGCAAGCACAAGTCGTAAAAGCACAAGGAGCGTTTGTTATATTAGCAGGTATAACAAAAGATCAGAAGCGTTTAGAGTTAGCTAAGTCTTTAGGAATCGACGTAACTGTAGATATCCAAAAAGAAAGCTTAGAAGAAATTGTGCTGACTTATACAAAGGGATACGGTGTTGACAAGTTATTTGAGTGTTCAGGTGCTGTCCAGGCGTTAAACCAAGGGTTGCCTCTGGTTAAGAAAAAAGGAACGTTTGTACAAGTAGGGATTTTCTCCGAAAAATTAAACCTTTTAGATCAAGAATCTATCATCCAAAGAGAAATTACATATATTGGAACCCGTTCTCAGAAACCAAGTTCTTGGCATATTGCTTTGAAACTCCTTGAAGAAAAGAAAATTAATACAGATAAAATGATCACTAAAATTGTACCTCTTGATTATTGGCGTCAAGGATTCGAAGCCGTTCTATCAGGTAATGAAATAAAAGTGCTTATTCAATCGTAG
- a CDS encoding galactitol-1-phosphate 5-dehydrogenase, with product MKAAVLHEKNEIIYQDISIDSCRANEVKIKVMAAGICGSDTHKMTSRWKYPLPAIMGHEFAGYIVEIGAKVTDLNVGDRVAAIPFKPCSACEYCQKGQYSLCENYGMIGAQAFGGFAQYVNIPASNVIQVGEMDFEEAAMIEPLAVALHGVLNIHPQIGDTAAVFGAGVIGMLTIQWLKIAGVKEIIAIDISSEKLAEAKAMGCEKVIHARYENVLEKINEYTKGRGVDLALECAGSPLTQEQCLLVTRKKGKVGYLGIAYSDVCLSEAAFESIFRKELTLQGSWNSYSAPFPGKEWKTSVDFILNGKIRLKELISHRFKLEDTQKAFNMIINREEAYGKVLIIPNKE from the coding sequence ATGAAAGCGGCCGTGCTGCATGAAAAAAATGAAATTATTTATCAAGATATTAGCATTGATTCCTGCCGAGCGAATGAAGTCAAAATAAAAGTAATGGCAGCAGGAATATGCGGATCGGATACACACAAAATGACAAGCAGATGGAAGTATCCGCTGCCTGCCATTATGGGTCATGAATTTGCTGGATATATCGTCGAAATAGGGGCAAAAGTAACAGATTTGAACGTTGGGGACAGAGTAGCTGCTATTCCATTTAAACCGTGCAGCGCATGTGAATATTGCCAAAAAGGACAGTATTCGTTATGCGAAAACTATGGAATGATTGGTGCTCAAGCATTTGGCGGATTTGCTCAGTATGTCAATATTCCAGCTTCTAATGTTATACAAGTAGGAGAGATGGACTTTGAAGAAGCAGCGATGATAGAACCTTTAGCAGTAGCGCTTCATGGAGTACTTAATATTCATCCGCAAATAGGAGACACCGCAGCGGTCTTTGGAGCAGGAGTCATTGGCATGCTGACGATTCAATGGTTGAAAATTGCGGGTGTAAAAGAAATCATCGCCATCGACATTTCTAGTGAAAAGCTTGCAGAAGCGAAGGCCATGGGTTGTGAAAAAGTGATTCATGCCCGTTACGAAAATGTCCTTGAAAAAATTAATGAATATACAAAAGGAAGAGGAGTGGATCTTGCGCTCGAATGTGCAGGTTCCCCTCTCACTCAAGAGCAGTGCCTGCTCGTTACTCGTAAAAAAGGGAAGGTTGGATATTTAGGTATTGCTTATTCAGATGTTTGTTTATCTGAAGCAGCATTTGAGAGTATTTTTAGAAAAGAGCTTACGTTGCAAGGTTCCTGGAACTCTTATTCTGCACCGTTTCCCGGGAAAGAGTGGAAAACAAGCGTTGACTTTATTTTAAATGGAAAGATTAGATTAAAAGAATTAATTTCTCATCGATTCAAGTTAGAAGACACGCAAAAGGCATTTAATATGATTATTAATCGAGAAGAAGCTTATGGAAAAGTGTTAATAATTCCAAATAAGGAGTGA